A stretch of Corallococcus macrosporus DNA encodes these proteins:
- a CDS encoding DUF58 domain-containing protein yields MSARLDEAEVARLAPGLSLALPRLPQRGRVGEVRATSAGSAMELHDFRAYQPGDDLRQLDWNAVARTGELVLRVRQDEVSPRVEVLLDGSRSMGLSPRKAAGAREVALLTVEVGGRQGLTPTLLWGGERSERVQGPACRAALRGTEFEARDDLASALGRLPLLRPCGLRVVVSDFLFETDLEALCARLSRGASALFLVQVLDAEDLEPTGGEGARLVDAESGVALEELLTDGVLAAYARRFAEHQRALRSAATRARGTLLTVNAAEGLRAQVAGPLRALFIAGGGA; encoded by the coding sequence TGAGCCTGGCCCTGCCGCGCCTGCCGCAGCGGGGACGGGTGGGCGAGGTGCGTGCCACGTCCGCGGGCAGCGCGATGGAGCTGCACGACTTCCGCGCGTACCAGCCGGGGGATGACCTGCGGCAGCTGGACTGGAACGCGGTGGCGCGCACGGGGGAGCTGGTGTTGCGCGTGCGCCAGGACGAGGTGTCGCCGCGCGTGGAGGTGCTGCTGGACGGCTCGCGCAGCATGGGGTTGTCGCCGCGCAAGGCGGCGGGGGCTCGGGAGGTGGCGCTGCTGACGGTGGAGGTGGGCGGGAGGCAGGGGTTGACGCCGACGCTGCTGTGGGGCGGGGAGCGGTCGGAGCGGGTGCAGGGGCCGGCGTGCCGCGCGGCGCTGCGGGGCACGGAGTTCGAGGCGCGGGATGACCTGGCGTCGGCGCTGGGACGGCTGCCGCTGTTGCGGCCGTGTGGCTTGCGGGTGGTGGTGAGTGACTTCCTCTTCGAGACGGACCTGGAGGCGCTGTGCGCCCGGCTGTCGCGAGGAGCCTCGGCGCTGTTCCTGGTGCAGGTGCTGGACGCGGAGGACCTGGAGCCCACGGGCGGTGAGGGCGCGCGGCTGGTGGACGCGGAGAGCGGCGTGGCGCTGGAGGAGTTGCTGACGGACGGAGTGCTGGCCGCCTACGCCCGCCGCTTCGCGGAGCACCAGCGCGCGCTGAGGAGCGCGGCGACGCGGGCACGCGGAACGCTGCTCACCGTGAACGCGGCGGAGGGCTTGCGAGCACAGGTCGCGGGACCGCTGCGCGCATTGTTCATCGCGGGAGGCGGGGCGTGA